From one Catellatospora sp. IY07-71 genomic stretch:
- a CDS encoding fumarate reductase/succinate dehydrogenase flavoprotein subunit has product MVNIEKHWYDVVVIGAGGAGLRAAIEARLAGKKVAIISKSLFGKAHTVMAEGGAAAAMGNVNSNDNWMVHFRDTMRGGKFLNNYRMAELHAKEAPDRIWELETYGALFDRTKDGKISQRNFGGHEYPRLAHVGDRTGLELIRTLQQKIVSLQQEDKAKYGDYQARLRVFAECTITELLLDSSTGEKRIAGAFGYHRESGEFVLFEAPAVVLATGGVGRSYKVTSNSWEYTGDGHALALRAGAKLINMEFLQFHPTGMVWPPSVRGILVTESVRGDGGVLKNTEGKRFMFDYVPDVFRKQYAETPEEGDRWYTDPDNNRRPPELLPRDEVARAINSEVKAGRGTKAGGVYLDIASRRPAAEILKKLPSMYHQFKELADVDITTQPMEVGPTCHYVMGGVEVDPDTAATPGVLGLYAAGEVSGGMHGSNRLGGNSLSDLLVFGKRAGEYAAAYTDQLGKRPKVDDTQVAAAVEEALTPLARDGGENPYTLQSDLQDVMGTLVGIIRRKGELEESLARLAELRERIRKVGAAGGRRYNPGWHLALDLRNMLVVSECTAKAALEREESRGGHTREDFPKMSSKWRQVNLICSLTPDGDVDLTHQPIPTMTPDLLALFEKSELAKYMTEEELS; this is encoded by the coding sequence ATGGTCAACATTGAGAAGCACTGGTACGACGTCGTCGTGATCGGCGCCGGTGGCGCCGGCCTGCGGGCCGCGATCGAGGCCCGGCTGGCCGGCAAGAAGGTCGCCATCATCTCGAAGTCGCTGTTCGGCAAGGCGCACACGGTCATGGCCGAGGGCGGCGCGGCCGCCGCCATGGGCAACGTGAACTCGAACGACAACTGGATGGTCCACTTCCGCGACACCATGCGCGGCGGCAAGTTCCTGAACAACTACCGGATGGCCGAGCTGCACGCCAAGGAGGCACCGGACCGGATCTGGGAGCTGGAGACCTACGGCGCCCTGTTCGACCGGACCAAAGACGGCAAGATCTCGCAGCGCAACTTCGGCGGCCACGAGTACCCGCGCCTGGCCCACGTCGGCGACCGCACCGGCCTGGAGCTGATCCGCACCCTGCAGCAGAAGATCGTCTCGCTGCAGCAGGAGGACAAGGCCAAGTACGGCGACTACCAGGCCCGGCTGCGCGTCTTCGCCGAGTGCACCATCACCGAGCTGCTGCTCGACTCGTCCACCGGCGAGAAGCGCATCGCGGGCGCGTTCGGCTACCACCGCGAGTCCGGCGAGTTCGTCCTGTTCGAGGCGCCCGCGGTGGTGCTCGCGACGGGCGGCGTGGGCCGCTCGTACAAGGTCACCTCGAACTCGTGGGAGTACACCGGCGACGGTCACGCGCTGGCGCTGCGCGCCGGGGCGAAGCTGATCAACATGGAGTTCCTGCAGTTCCACCCGACCGGCATGGTGTGGCCGCCGTCGGTGCGGGGCATCCTGGTCACCGAGTCGGTGCGCGGCGACGGCGGCGTCCTCAAGAACACCGAGGGCAAGCGGTTCATGTTCGACTACGTCCCCGACGTCTTCCGCAAGCAGTACGCGGAGACGCCTGAGGAGGGCGACCGCTGGTACACCGACCCCGACAACAACCGGCGCCCCCCGGAGCTGCTGCCCCGCGACGAGGTGGCCCGCGCCATCAACTCCGAGGTCAAGGCCGGTCGCGGCACCAAGGCCGGCGGCGTCTACCTGGACATCGCCTCGCGCCGCCCCGCCGCGGAGATCCTCAAGAAGCTGCCCTCCATGTACCACCAGTTCAAGGAGCTGGCGGACGTGGACATCACCACGCAGCCGATGGAGGTCGGCCCGACCTGCCACTACGTCATGGGCGGCGTCGAGGTCGACCCGGACACCGCGGCCACGCCGGGCGTGCTCGGCCTCTACGCGGCCGGCGAGGTCTCCGGCGGCATGCACGGCTCCAACCGGCTCGGCGGCAACTCGCTGTCCGACCTGCTGGTCTTCGGCAAGCGCGCGGGCGAGTACGCCGCCGCGTACACCGACCAGCTCGGCAAGCGGCCCAAGGTCGACGACACCCAGGTCGCCGCGGCGGTCGAGGAGGCGCTCACCCCGCTGGCCCGCGACGGCGGCGAGAACCCGTACACGCTGCAGAGTGACCTGCAGGACGTGATGGGCACCCTGGTCGGCATCATCCGCCGCAAGGGCGAGCTGGAGGAGTCGCTGGCCCGGCTCGCCGAGCTGCGCGAGCGCATCCGCAAGGTCGGCGCGGCCGGCGGCCGCCGCTACAACCCGGGCTGGCACCTGGCCCTGGACCTGCGCAACATGCTCGTCGTCTCGGAGTGCACCGCGAAGGCGGCGCTGGAGCGCGAGGAGTCGCGCGGCGGTCACACCCGCGAGGACTTCCCGAAGATGAGCTCGAAGTGGCGCCAGGTCAACCTGATCTGCTCGCTCACCCCCGACGGCGACGTGGACCTGACCCACCAGCCGATCCCGACGATGACCCCCGACCTGCTCGCCCTGTTCGAGAAGTCCGAGCTGGCCAAGTACATGACGGAAGAGGAGCTGTCGTGA
- a CDS encoding 4a-hydroxytetrahydrobiopterin dehydratase — protein MGAVWRRGQRRDYISDALSQLKGWVHEGDCLKRTLPLDDTQHAVMTERISVAADTFGIRPHIRRLDGRTQIQLCAGDNGALTDAEIGMAARVEAAYRSLSE, from the coding sequence ATGGGCGCGGTCTGGAGACGGGGCCAGCGACGCGACTACATCAGCGACGCACTTTCGCAGCTCAAGGGATGGGTCCACGAGGGCGACTGCCTCAAGCGCACCCTCCCCCTCGATGACACCCAGCACGCGGTGATGACCGAGCGCATCTCGGTCGCCGCGGACACCTTCGGGATCCGCCCCCACATCCGCCGCCTCGACGGCCGCACCCAGATCCAGCTCTGCGCCGGGGACAACGGCGCCCTCACCGACGCCGAGATCGGCATGGCCGCCCGCGTCGAAGCCGCCTACCGGTCCCTCAGCGAGTGA
- a CDS encoding TldD/PmbA family protein, which translates to MSVDKIADQVLGLAVRELPGAEIEVSVDAVHRALTRFANSRIHQNVTEDTMGVKLRAHLDGRTISTTTTLTGAEGLTSLVSRTAAAVRSAPRDPGWPGLAPPTPLALAGEVDAATRDASPDDRAARVRDFVDAAGGLETAGYCQTGYWTGAFRNSAGQALTAAATTADMDGIARDAGADGVARRSGIALSELDGAALGARATAKARGQADPIELPPGRYEVVLEPEAVSDLLTNFSYFGFNAKAYQERRCFAEPGTQQFDEAITLYDDPREPYDAEGTPRTRLALVDKGVTAALAQDRRTAATGGGASTGHAGSFGPAFGPVPQNLGFAPGSATVAEMVSRVARGLLITDLWYTRVLDPRTLALTGLTRNGVWLIEDGEVTRPVRNMRFTQLYPEALAPGAVLAVGTEAVPQPSRMFLGAWASPALHLASWNLTGGASG; encoded by the coding sequence ATGAGTGTGGACAAGATCGCCGACCAGGTGCTCGGCCTGGCGGTACGCGAGCTGCCCGGCGCCGAGATCGAGGTGAGCGTGGACGCGGTGCACCGGGCGCTGACCCGGTTCGCCAACTCGCGCATCCACCAGAACGTCACCGAGGACACGATGGGCGTGAAGCTGCGGGCGCACCTCGACGGCCGCACGATCTCCACGACGACCACGCTGACCGGCGCGGAGGGGCTCACCTCGCTGGTGTCGCGCACCGCGGCGGCGGTCCGCTCCGCGCCGCGCGACCCGGGCTGGCCGGGCCTGGCCCCGCCCACCCCGCTCGCGCTGGCCGGCGAGGTGGACGCGGCGACCCGGGACGCGTCCCCCGACGACCGCGCCGCGCGGGTGCGTGACTTCGTCGACGCGGCGGGCGGGCTGGAGACGGCAGGCTACTGCCAGACCGGCTACTGGACCGGCGCGTTCCGCAACTCGGCCGGCCAGGCGCTGACCGCCGCGGCGACCACCGCCGACATGGACGGCATCGCCCGCGACGCCGGGGCCGACGGCGTCGCCCGCCGCTCCGGCATCGCGCTGTCCGAGCTGGACGGGGCGGCACTCGGCGCGCGCGCCACCGCGAAGGCCCGCGGCCAGGCCGACCCGATCGAGCTGCCGCCCGGCCGGTACGAGGTGGTGCTCGAACCCGAGGCCGTGTCCGACCTGCTCACCAACTTCTCCTACTTCGGCTTCAACGCCAAGGCGTACCAGGAGCGCCGCTGCTTCGCCGAGCCCGGCACGCAGCAGTTCGACGAGGCGATCACGCTGTACGACGACCCGCGCGAGCCGTACGACGCCGAGGGCACCCCGCGCACCCGCCTGGCGCTGGTGGACAAGGGGGTGACCGCGGCGCTCGCGCAGGACCGGCGCACCGCCGCGACCGGTGGCGGCGCGTCCACCGGCCACGCCGGATCGTTCGGCCCGGCGTTCGGGCCGGTCCCGCAGAACCTGGGCTTCGCGCCCGGCTCGGCCACGGTGGCCGAGATGGTGTCGCGGGTGGCCCGCGGCCTGCTCATCACCGACCTCTGGTACACCCGGGTGCTCGACCCGCGCACGCTCGCGCTGACCGGCCTCACCCGCAACGGCGTCTGGCTGATCGAGGACGGCGAGGTCACCCGTCCGGTGCGCAACATGCGCTTCACCCAGCTCTACCCGGAGGCGCTCGCCCCCGGCGCGGTGCTAGCCGTGGGCACCGAGGCGGTGCCGCAACCGTCGCGAATGTTCCTCGGCGCCTGGGCCTCCCCGGCGCTCCACCTGGCCTCCTGGAACCTCACCGGCGGCGCGAGCGGCTGA
- a CDS encoding ABC transporter ATP-binding protein, which translates to MTHDAADPPYLQVNDLRVRFSTADGEVRAVDGVSFGLGRGRTLGIVGESGSGKSVTSLAVMGLHDPTRTTITGDITLGGRQLVGMPDDRMQKLRGRDVAMIFQDPLSALHPFYTVGRQLVEAYRTHHPGESKAQARKRAVDMLGRVGIPQPDRRFSQYPHEFSGGMRQRVMIAMALMNDPALLIADEPTTALDVTVQAQILDLLADLQREFHSAVILITHDLGVVSQVADEVLVMYGGRAVEHGTVAQVMRGPQHPYTWGLLASIPSLHGDPDVDLKPIKGNPPSLINVPAGCAFHPRCAYAMKPEPCAADVPQLLPVLADGHRVACHLPEDRRTSIYTEEIAHVGVAQ; encoded by the coding sequence ATGACGCACGATGCTGCGGACCCGCCGTATCTGCAGGTCAACGACCTACGGGTGCGGTTCAGCACCGCGGACGGCGAGGTCCGCGCGGTGGACGGGGTGAGCTTCGGCCTCGGCAGAGGGCGAACGCTCGGCATCGTCGGCGAATCCGGCTCGGGCAAGAGCGTCACCAGTCTAGCGGTGATGGGCCTGCACGATCCGACCCGGACCACGATCACCGGTGACATCACGCTCGGCGGCCGGCAGCTGGTGGGGATGCCCGACGACCGGATGCAGAAGCTGCGCGGCCGCGACGTGGCGATGATCTTCCAGGACCCGCTGTCCGCCCTGCATCCCTTCTACACGGTGGGCCGCCAGCTCGTGGAGGCATACCGCACGCACCACCCCGGGGAGTCCAAGGCGCAGGCCCGCAAGCGCGCCGTCGACATGCTCGGCCGGGTCGGCATCCCGCAGCCCGACCGGCGGTTCAGCCAGTACCCGCACGAGTTCTCCGGCGGCATGCGGCAGCGCGTCATGATCGCGATGGCGTTGATGAACGACCCGGCGCTGCTCATCGCCGACGAGCCGACCACCGCCCTGGACGTGACGGTGCAGGCGCAGATCCTCGACCTGCTCGCCGACCTGCAGCGCGAGTTCCACTCCGCGGTCATCCTGATCACGCACGACCTGGGCGTGGTGAGCCAGGTCGCCGACGAGGTGCTGGTCATGTACGGCGGCCGCGCCGTCGAGCACGGCACCGTGGCGCAGGTGATGCGCGGCCCGCAGCACCCGTACACCTGGGGCCTGCTGGCCAGCATCCCGAGCCTGCACGGCGATCCCGACGTCGACCTCAAGCCGATCAAGGGCAACCCGCCGAGCCTGATCAACGTGCCGGCCGGCTGCGCTTTCCACCCGCGCTGCGCGTACGCGATGAAGCCCGAGCCCTGCGCGGCGGACGTGCCGCAGCTGCTGCCGGTGCTGGCCGACGGCCACCGCGTCGCCTGCCACCTGCCCGAGGACCGCCGGACCTCGATCTACACCGAGGAGATCGCGCACGTGGGGGTGGCACAGTGA
- a CDS encoding ABC transporter ATP-binding protein, with protein MTEPLLKVRGLTKHFAVRQGAAGGKALVRAVDGLDLDVRPGETLGLVGESGCGKTTTGRMLVRLLDPTAGSIEFEGRDITRLGRSAMRPLRQDLQIIFQDPYSSLNPRHTVGKIVAMPLEVNGIKPPGGIKARVQELLELVGLNPEHYNRFPHEFSGGQRQRIGIARALALRPKLIVADEPVSALDVSIQAQVVNLLRDLQRELDLAFVFIAHDLAVVRHFSRRVAVMYLGKVVEVGDRADIYERPRHPYTKALLSAVPDVAAFGEPRQRIRLTGDVPTPLNPPSGCRFRTRCWKAQDVCATEEPTLIARDGSAQAVACHFPEPAEASSRLSPEEVASVPIPAQAAAHVSEVTE; from the coding sequence GTGACGGAACCTCTGCTCAAGGTGCGCGGGCTGACCAAGCACTTCGCCGTGCGCCAGGGAGCGGCCGGCGGCAAGGCGCTGGTGCGCGCCGTCGACGGTCTCGACCTGGACGTGCGCCCGGGCGAGACGCTCGGCCTGGTCGGCGAGTCCGGCTGCGGCAAGACCACCACCGGCCGGATGCTGGTCCGGTTGCTGGACCCGACGGCCGGCTCGATCGAGTTCGAGGGCCGCGACATCACCCGGCTGGGCCGCTCGGCGATGCGCCCGCTGCGTCAGGACCTGCAGATCATCTTCCAGGACCCGTACTCGTCGCTGAACCCGCGGCACACGGTGGGCAAGATCGTGGCGATGCCGCTGGAGGTCAACGGCATCAAGCCGCCCGGCGGGATCAAGGCCCGGGTGCAGGAGCTGCTGGAGCTGGTCGGGCTCAACCCCGAGCACTACAACCGCTTCCCGCACGAGTTCTCCGGCGGCCAGCGCCAGCGCATCGGCATCGCCCGCGCGCTCGCGCTGCGCCCGAAGCTGATCGTCGCCGACGAGCCGGTGTCCGCGCTGGACGTGTCGATCCAGGCGCAGGTCGTCAACCTGCTGCGCGACCTGCAGCGGGAGCTGGACCTGGCGTTCGTGTTCATCGCGCACGACCTGGCCGTGGTGCGCCACTTCAGCCGCCGGGTCGCGGTGATGTACCTGGGGAAGGTCGTCGAGGTCGGCGACCGCGCCGACATCTACGAGCGGCCGCGGCACCCGTACACCAAGGCCCTGCTCTCGGCGGTGCCGGACGTGGCCGCGTTCGGCGAGCCCCGGCAGCGGATCCGGCTCACCGGCGACGTGCCGACCCCGCTCAACCCGCCGTCGGGCTGCCGCTTCCGCACCCGCTGCTGGAAGGCGCAGGACGTCTGCGCGACCGAGGAGCCCACCCTGATCGCCCGCGACGGCAGCGCCCAGGCGGTGGCCTGCCACTTCCCGGAGCCTGCGGAGGCGAGCAGCAGGCTCAGCCCCGAGGAGGTGGCGTCGGTGCCCATCCCGGCGCAGGCCGCGGCGCATGTTTCGGAGGTGACCGAGTGA
- a CDS encoding (deoxy)nucleoside triphosphate pyrophosphohydrolase yields MIVGAAIISDGRVLACERSEPAEVAGRWEFPGGKVEPGETEHDALVRECEEELGVLVEVGERVGDDVLLGHGRAVLKVYTATLLKGVPQLIEHAQLRWLSADELHTVPWLPADAPIVAALPKFLP; encoded by the coding sequence ATCATCGTCGGTGCTGCCATCATCTCCGACGGGCGCGTGCTGGCCTGTGAGCGTTCCGAACCGGCCGAGGTGGCCGGTCGGTGGGAGTTTCCTGGCGGAAAGGTGGAGCCGGGTGAGACCGAGCACGACGCGCTGGTCCGCGAGTGCGAGGAGGAGCTGGGCGTCCTCGTCGAGGTGGGCGAGCGCGTAGGCGACGACGTCCTCCTCGGCCACGGCCGCGCCGTCCTCAAGGTCTACACCGCCACCCTGCTCAAAGGCGTCCCGCAGCTCATCGAACACGCCCAGCTCCGCTGGCTGTCCGCCGACGAACTCCACACCGTCCCCTGGCTCCCCGCCGACGCCCCCATAGTCGCCGCCCTCCCCAAATTCCTCCCCTGA
- a CDS encoding type IV toxin-antitoxin system AbiEi family antitoxin domain-containing protein produces MSVPATFRQLSAEGISVQNLRTAHHRGHLRRPWRGVYALDTDEISRVQALFALLPAEARLSGPTAATWYGFGVSPSPLIHVTIPHGYAHPRLTGVRAGESVLPLPEPSWLHGVPLLPPERVAVTLARTVRRIDALPILDAALRADAVTPDLLAAELVTHGGLRGVCQARELVPLADGRAECRQESQLRLVIVDGGLPRPEPQFEVGRFRLDLGYEELKVGVEYDGQTHLTHDRMRHDRFRGNWLAAQGWRMRHFTDRDLYAHPHRIITTLRPLLSPWH; encoded by the coding sequence ATGTCTGTTCCCGCCACGTTCCGGCAGCTCAGCGCTGAGGGCATCTCGGTTCAGAACCTGAGGACGGCGCACCACCGTGGGCACCTGCGCCGACCCTGGCGCGGCGTCTACGCGCTCGACACCGACGAGATCAGCCGGGTGCAGGCGCTGTTCGCGCTGCTGCCGGCAGAGGCCAGGCTGTCCGGGCCCACCGCCGCGACCTGGTACGGCTTCGGCGTGTCACCCTCCCCGCTGATCCACGTCACGATCCCGCATGGGTACGCCCACCCGAGGCTGACCGGCGTCCGAGCGGGCGAGTCCGTGCTCCCGCTCCCGGAGCCGAGCTGGCTGCACGGCGTCCCGCTGCTGCCGCCCGAGCGTGTCGCCGTGACCCTGGCCCGCACGGTCCGCCGCATCGACGCCCTGCCCATCCTCGACGCCGCGCTGCGCGCCGACGCGGTCACTCCCGACCTGCTGGCGGCGGAACTCGTCACCCACGGCGGCCTGCGCGGCGTGTGCCAGGCCCGCGAACTGGTGCCCCTGGCCGACGGCCGCGCCGAGTGCCGCCAGGAGAGCCAGCTCAGGCTGGTCATCGTCGACGGCGGCCTGCCGCGTCCCGAGCCACAGTTCGAGGTCGGCCGCTTCCGCCTCGACCTCGGCTACGAGGAACTCAAGGTCGGCGTCGAGTACGACGGCCAGACCCACCTGACTCACGACCGCATGCGCCATGACCGGTTCCGCGGCAACTGGCTGGCCGCCCAGGGTTGGCGCATGCGCCACTTCACCGACCGCGACCTCTACGCCCACCCCCACCGCATCATCACGACGCTCCGCCCACTCCTCAGCCCATGGCACTGA
- a CDS encoding succinate dehydrogenase/fumarate reductase iron-sulfur subunit has translation MTLRQFKVWRGDASGGQLNDYQVEVNEGEVVLDIIHRLQATQEPDLACRWNCKAGKCGSCSMEINGMPRLGCMTRMSTFEENETITVTPLRTFPVIRDLVTDVSFNYQKAVEMPAFAPPAGVEPGEYRMQQVDVDRSQEFRKCIECFLCQNTCHVVRDHEENKPPFSGPRLFIRAAELDMHPLDARPDRKEIAQQSQGLGYCNITKCCTEVCPEHIKITDNAIIPMKERVVDRRYDPLVVFGRKILRRDQLATTVPAGPTVHAGPVTVADDKAPVDFGRETRAPQGPEVNDQGHVNLNEMLSDRSAASSPFGDNITFPVDPKSLNYYHPDR, from the coding sequence GTGACCCTGCGTCAATTCAAGGTCTGGCGGGGCGACGCGTCCGGCGGTCAGCTCAACGACTACCAGGTCGAGGTCAACGAGGGTGAGGTCGTGCTCGACATCATCCACCGGCTGCAGGCCACCCAGGAACCCGACCTGGCCTGCCGCTGGAACTGCAAGGCGGGCAAGTGCGGCTCCTGCTCGATGGAGATCAACGGTATGCCCCGGCTCGGGTGCATGACCCGGATGTCGACCTTCGAGGAGAACGAGACCATCACGGTCACCCCGCTGCGCACCTTCCCGGTCATCCGCGACCTGGTCACCGACGTGTCCTTCAACTACCAGAAGGCCGTCGAGATGCCGGCGTTCGCGCCCCCGGCCGGCGTCGAGCCGGGCGAGTACCGGATGCAGCAGGTCGACGTCGACCGCTCGCAGGAGTTCCGCAAGTGCATCGAGTGCTTCCTGTGCCAGAACACCTGCCACGTGGTCCGCGACCACGAGGAGAACAAGCCGCCCTTCTCCGGCCCGCGCCTGTTCATCCGCGCCGCCGAGCTGGACATGCACCCGCTCGACGCCCGGCCCGACCGCAAGGAGATCGCGCAGCAGTCCCAGGGCCTCGGCTACTGCAACATCACCAAGTGCTGCACCGAGGTCTGCCCCGAGCACATCAAGATCACCGACAACGCCATCATCCCCATGAAGGAACGGGTCGTGGATCGCCGCTATGATCCGCTCGTGGTATTCGGACGCAAGATTCTCCGCCGTGACCAGCTGGCCACCACCGTGCCGGCCGGCCCGACCGTGCACGCCGGCCCCGTCACCGTGGCCGACGACAAGGCCCCCGTCGACTTCGGCCGCGAGACCCGCGCCCCCCAGGGCCCCGAGGTCAACGACCAGGGACACGTGAACCTCAACGAAATGCTCTCCGACCGCTCCGCGGCGTCGAGCCCCTTCGGCGACAACATCACCTTCCCCGTAGACCCCAAATCCCTCAACTACTACCACCCCGACCGCTGA
- a CDS encoding TldD/PmbA family protein yields MSFFDVAEAAVAAALDAGARYADARVMHRRYESMDARNGEVEDLNSDESAGIGVRALVGSSWGFYAVPDLSDSAARLAGARATAIAKASARVAGPAADLVPTTVNQATWASECRVDPLAVPLSDKGDLLTHATKTMVEHGADQATALYQIWDTRKWFVSSEGHRIDQHVRECGAGIQATSIGEGETQVRSYPASRGQYGTQGWELVQGLDLLAHAPRLAEESRALLTAPLCPAGETTLILGPEQLFLQIHESVGHAIELDRILGWEAAFAGTSWLDLAQLGSLRYGSELMNVTIDPTLPGALGSFGFDDEGTPAQKRYAVQDGIWVGVLAGRDSAALAGLDYGGSVRSDGWARLPMVRMTNVGLEPGPHTLEQIIAETEDGVFMENNRSWSIDDKRLNFQFGCEIAYEVKNGRRGRMLRNPTYTGIGPKFWQSMDMLSREIEYWGTPNCGKGQPAQSGHTGHPSAPARFQNVRVGVRA; encoded by the coding sequence ATGAGCTTCTTCGACGTCGCGGAGGCGGCGGTGGCGGCGGCCCTGGACGCGGGCGCGCGCTACGCCGACGCGCGGGTGATGCACCGGCGCTACGAGTCCATGGACGCGCGCAACGGTGAGGTCGAGGACCTCAACTCGGACGAGTCCGCCGGGATCGGCGTACGCGCGCTGGTCGGTTCGAGCTGGGGTTTCTACGCCGTGCCGGACCTGTCGGACAGCGCCGCCCGGCTGGCCGGGGCCCGCGCCACGGCCATCGCCAAGGCCAGCGCCCGGGTCGCCGGGCCCGCCGCCGACCTGGTGCCGACCACGGTCAACCAGGCCACCTGGGCCAGCGAGTGCCGCGTCGACCCGCTCGCGGTGCCGCTGTCGGACAAGGGCGACCTGCTCACCCACGCCACCAAGACCATGGTCGAGCACGGCGCGGACCAGGCCACCGCGCTCTACCAGATCTGGGACACCCGCAAGTGGTTCGTGTCCAGCGAGGGTCACCGCATCGACCAGCACGTGCGCGAGTGCGGCGCGGGCATCCAGGCCACCTCGATCGGCGAGGGCGAGACGCAGGTGCGCTCCTACCCCGCCTCCCGCGGCCAGTACGGCACGCAGGGCTGGGAGCTGGTGCAGGGCCTCGACCTGCTGGCGCACGCGCCGCGGCTGGCCGAGGAGTCCCGCGCGCTGCTCACCGCGCCGCTGTGCCCGGCCGGCGAGACCACCCTGATCCTCGGCCCCGAGCAGCTGTTCCTGCAGATCCACGAGTCGGTCGGGCACGCCATCGAGCTGGACCGCATCCTCGGCTGGGAGGCCGCGTTCGCGGGCACCTCCTGGCTCGATCTGGCCCAGCTCGGCAGCCTGCGCTACGGCTCCGAGCTGATGAACGTCACCATCGACCCGACCCTGCCCGGCGCGCTGGGCAGCTTCGGCTTCGACGACGAGGGCACCCCGGCGCAGAAGCGCTACGCCGTGCAGGACGGCATCTGGGTCGGCGTGCTGGCCGGGCGTGACTCGGCGGCGCTGGCGGGGCTCGACTACGGCGGCAGCGTGCGGTCCGACGGCTGGGCCCGCCTGCCCATGGTGCGGATGACCAACGTGGGCCTGGAGCCCGGCCCGCACACGCTGGAGCAGATCATCGCCGAGACCGAGGACGGGGTGTTCATGGAGAACAACCGCTCCTGGTCCATCGACGACAAGCGGCTCAACTTCCAGTTCGGCTGCGAGATCGCGTACGAGGTGAAGAACGGGAGGCGGGGCCGCATGCTGCGCAACCCCACCTACACCGGCATCGGCCCGAAGTTCTGGCAGTCCATGGACATGCTCTCCCGCGAGATCGAGTACTGGGGCACTCCGAACTGCGGCAAGGGCCAGCCCGCCCAGTCCGGGCACACCGGCCACCCGTCGGCCCCGGCCCGCTTCCAGAACGTCCGCGTGGGGGTGCGCGCATGA
- a CDS encoding ABC transporter permease, whose amino-acid sequence MSLSQIETDPAGVDATAVPVAPERGMVGRSPGRLAWERLRRNRTAMVSGWIMLFLVVLGVSAPLVELLYGIGPYEQFQDKIANNSLPLGYLGGISGEHWFGLEPRLGRDVFIRLVYGLRTSLLIATSAAVLTTAMGIVLGIVAGYLGGWIDAVISWVIDFALALPFLVFALAVMPTVTARFYGPRDDIDVPFRIVVMILLFALFGWTGTARLVRGQVVSLREREFVEAARASGAGLGHILFRQLLPNLWAPILVTFSLAVPGYITGEAALSFLGIGIVDPTPDFGVMISKSLEFIDGDPMYLILSGTVIFLLVLTFNLFGDGLRDALDPKSSR is encoded by the coding sequence GTGAGTCTGTCGCAGATCGAGACCGACCCGGCGGGCGTGGACGCCACGGCGGTGCCGGTCGCGCCGGAGCGCGGCATGGTCGGGCGCTCGCCCGGCCGGCTGGCCTGGGAGCGGCTGCGCCGCAACCGCACCGCGATGGTCAGCGGCTGGATCATGCTGTTCCTGGTGGTGCTGGGCGTGTCCGCGCCGCTGGTCGAGCTGCTCTACGGCATCGGGCCGTACGAGCAGTTCCAGGACAAGATCGCCAACAACAGCCTGCCGCTGGGCTACCTCGGCGGCATCTCCGGCGAGCACTGGTTCGGCCTGGAGCCGCGGCTGGGCCGCGACGTCTTCATCCGCCTGGTGTACGGCCTGCGTACCTCGCTGCTGATCGCGACCTCGGCCGCCGTGCTGACCACGGCGATGGGCATCGTGCTCGGCATCGTCGCGGGCTACCTGGGCGGCTGGATCGACGCGGTGATCAGCTGGGTCATCGACTTCGCACTGGCGCTGCCGTTCCTCGTCTTCGCGCTGGCCGTGATGCCGACGGTGACCGCGCGCTTCTACGGCCCACGGGACGACATCGACGTGCCGTTCCGGATCGTGGTGATGATCCTGCTGTTCGCCCTCTTCGGCTGGACGGGCACGGCCCGGCTGGTCCGCGGGCAGGTGGTCTCGCTGCGCGAGCGCGAGTTCGTCGAGGCGGCGCGGGCCAGCGGCGCGGGGCTGGGGCACATCCTGTTCCGGCAGCTGCTGCCGAACCTGTGGGCGCCGATCCTGGTCACCTTCTCGCTGGCGGTGCCGGGCTACATCACCGGCGAGGCGGCGCTGTCCTTCCTGGGCATCGGCATCGTCGACCCCACCCCCGACTTCGGCGTGATGATCAGCAAGAGCCTGGAGTTCATCGACGGCGATCCCATGTATCTGATCCTCTCCGGCACGGTGATCTTCCTGCTGGTGCTCACCTTCAACCTTTTCGGGGACGGCCTGCGCGACGCGCTCGACCCCAAGTCTTCGCGGTAG